A genomic stretch from Acidimicrobiales bacterium includes:
- a CDS encoding PLP-dependent aspartate aminotransferase family protein, which produces MTDTHDQGLESEQPEAPQPARFHPETAAVLGGRPAGEGSLAPVLYPTSTFAFDSVDEGRRLATAMGPDRFYSRYGNPTINAFESTIADLEGAEAARAFASGMGAVSAVVLGICSSGDHVVAQRQLYAGTQLFLQTVCPRMGIDVTFVDGTTPSAFTEAVVPGRTMLVIAETPSNPRLDLVDLDDLGLIANALTVVDSTFATPLGQRPLDHGVDLVLHSATKGIVGHNDATLGVIAGSQDLISWLWGFATLHGANASPYDAYNAHRGVRTLGARLRQQSETALVLAEFLEGRPEVASVRYPGLASHPQHELAVRQMQSMGGLLTFDLAGGIDAGRRFVEATSIARQATSLGGPETLVCHSATTTHVSLTPEELETSDIGEGTVRVSCGLEHVDDLVDDFDRGLNAAGARDPQ; this is translated from the coding sequence ATGACCGATACCCACGATCAGGGCCTCGAGTCCGAACAGCCGGAAGCGCCTCAGCCGGCAAGGTTTCATCCCGAGACGGCGGCCGTTCTGGGTGGCCGGCCCGCCGGGGAGGGTTCTCTGGCTCCCGTGCTATACCCGACGTCGACCTTCGCGTTCGACAGCGTCGACGAAGGGCGTCGCCTGGCCACCGCTATGGGTCCCGACCGCTTCTACAGCCGCTACGGGAATCCCACCATCAACGCCTTTGAGTCGACCATCGCCGATCTTGAGGGGGCGGAGGCCGCTCGGGCGTTTGCTTCGGGCATGGGAGCAGTCAGTGCCGTGGTGCTCGGGATCTGTTCGTCGGGTGACCACGTGGTGGCCCAACGTCAGTTGTATGCGGGTACCCAGTTGTTCCTCCAGACGGTGTGTCCCCGCATGGGTATCGACGTTACGTTCGTGGATGGCACCACGCCCAGCGCCTTCACGGAGGCCGTCGTGCCCGGACGGACGATGCTGGTGATCGCCGAGACACCGTCCAACCCCCGTCTCGACTTGGTCGACCTCGACGACCTCGGGTTGATCGCCAACGCCTTGACCGTGGTTGATTCCACGTTCGCGACGCCGTTGGGCCAGCGACCTCTGGACCATGGGGTAGATCTGGTCCTCCACTCCGCCACCAAGGGCATTGTCGGTCACAACGACGCCACCCTCGGAGTGATCGCCGGATCCCAGGACCTCATCTCGTGGTTGTGGGGGTTTGCCACCCTCCACGGGGCCAACGCCTCGCCGTATGACGCCTACAACGCCCACCGGGGCGTCCGGACCCTCGGTGCCCGGCTCCGGCAGCAGTCCGAGACGGCGCTGGTCCTAGCCGAGTTCCTCGAAGGCCGACCCGAGGTAGCGAGCGTTCGCTACCCGGGCCTTGCCTCCCATCCCCAGCACGAACTGGCTGTCCGACAGATGCAGTCCATGGGTGGTCTGCTCACCTTCGACCTGGCGGGCGGCATCGATGCCGGTCGTCGATTCGTGGAGGCCACGTCCATTGCCCGCCAGGCCACGTCGTTGGGTGGACCAGAGACCCTGGTGTGCCATTCAGCGACCACCACACACGTGAGCCTCACGCCGGAAGAGCTCGAGACATCAGACATCGGAGAGGGGACGGTTCGTGTGTCATGTGGGCTGGAGCACGTCGATGACCTGGTGGACGACTTCGACCGTGGACTTAACGCGGCAGGCGCCCGAGACCCCCAATAG
- a CDS encoding homoserine O-acetyltransferase — MTDKPRSDDGYPVDPTLEPPILRPVDLPGALPVHPRAYTDGLPVTGAWRHGDPVGGRRFTSVGGGRPLSLESGEALSDIEVAYETWGELSPTADNAILICHALTADSHAYGASGGGHATEGWWNGVVGPGCGIDTDRHFVVCVNSLGGCQGSTGPATIDPSTGSPYGSTFPTVTTRDIVRCQAAVADDLGIDRWLAVVGGSMGGMQVLEWGVMYPDRVRALSPIATALAASAQQVAWSAVGRTALALDPRFRGGDYYEAEPGDGPFAGLALARAVAHITYRSKEVFDDRFARDLVNPRALFGRWDRFQVESYLDYQGEKLVRRFDANSYLVLNRVMDLHDLARDRGGMDHAVRRLAHLPALTLSISSDTLYPTGQQTAIRDAIREAGGRCVHHVIQSPDGHDGFLLATRQIGSLLDTFLREVEST; from the coding sequence ATGACGGACAAACCGAGGAGCGACGACGGATACCCCGTTGACCCGACCCTTGAGCCGCCCATTCTCCGGCCCGTGGACCTCCCAGGCGCTCTGCCGGTGCATCCGCGCGCCTACACGGATGGGCTTCCGGTCACCGGAGCATGGCGCCATGGAGATCCGGTCGGCGGACGGAGGTTCACCTCGGTAGGTGGAGGCCGGCCCCTTTCGTTGGAGAGCGGCGAGGCCCTATCCGACATCGAGGTCGCCTACGAAACATGGGGTGAACTGTCGCCGACCGCCGACAATGCCATCCTCATCTGTCACGCCCTGACCGCCGACAGCCACGCCTACGGTGCCTCAGGTGGCGGTCATGCCACCGAGGGGTGGTGGAACGGCGTGGTCGGGCCGGGGTGCGGCATCGACACTGACCGTCATTTCGTGGTGTGTGTCAACTCGCTCGGCGGCTGTCAGGGTTCGACCGGCCCGGCCACTATCGATCCGTCGACCGGTAGCCCATACGGTTCAACCTTTCCCACGGTGACCACTCGGGACATCGTGCGATGTCAGGCCGCGGTGGCCGACGATCTGGGCATCGACCGTTGGCTGGCCGTGGTCGGCGGCTCGATGGGCGGCATGCAGGTCCTCGAGTGGGGTGTGATGTATCCGGACCGGGTGCGCGCCCTCTCGCCGATCGCCACCGCGTTGGCCGCTAGCGCCCAGCAGGTGGCGTGGAGCGCGGTTGGACGCACGGCGCTGGCCCTCGATCCTCGGTTCCGTGGCGGCGACTACTACGAAGCCGAACCGGGTGATGGTCCGTTCGCCGGCCTGGCCTTGGCCCGGGCGGTGGCCCATATCACGTATCGCAGCAAGGAGGTGTTCGACGACCGGTTCGCCCGGGATCTCGTTAATCCTCGTGCGTTGTTCGGTCGGTGGGACCGTTTCCAGGTCGAGTCGTACCTCGACTACCAAGGTGAGAAGTTGGTGCGACGCTTCGACGCCAACAGCTACCTCGTCCTGAACCGGGTCATGGACCTCCACGATCTCGCCCGTGACCGTGGTGGCATGGACCATGCTGTTAGGCGTCTGGCCCATCTGCCGGCGTTGACCCTCAGCATCAGTTCCGACACCCTGTATCCGACCGGTCAGCAGACGGCCATACGGGACGCGATCCGGGAGGCTGGTGGACGCTGCGTCCACCATGTGATCCAGAGTCCCGATGGTCACGACGGTTTCCTGCTGGCCACCCGGCAGATCGGATCGCTACTCGACACATTCCTTCGGGAGGTGGAATCCACATGA
- a CDS encoding N-6 DNA methylase: MGPGRRRSLTSHEVDDLAAVLAADLQRVDDRRERGVFFTPSDIAERLTALALVPTNGSTAGTVADPACGAGVFLLAAGRLLVDQGVADPATVVRRHLFGADIDPTSVEVTRRLLATWAGIEPGQVEGVVVGDPLHHGRDVWAGCPGGGATTGFDAVVGNPPFLGQLRASTVVSAADRERLRYRFPGLVAAYTDVAWLFLAAGLELLADGGRMVLIQPQSVLAARDAGPVRDLVISTARLAGIWWDRSEVFAGHAEVCAPVVERSPCRRSPRVEAPVKVFVDREVVIAGRSPEPAVGETWGGVLASVLGVPPGVPSGGGTTTGGSIGTMGAVTAGFRQHFYGLVAGVVERSGPDDPRPSMVTTGSVDPLHLRWGDRPCRFDGRRWQAPVVDLDAVTAGDPEVGRWFAERRRPKLLVASQTAVVEVVVDQTGDLVPVTPLIVVEPDGRSREVDLEVLWRLAAALSAPSITALAVRRFLGAARSSGRLRLSAAQVSDLPLPTDAGAWNEGTALARTLHRSSGAPAASDTWREFGRVMVAAYGVVDPEAAATLVDWWWSRHPARH; this comes from the coding sequence GTGGGACCCGGCCGCCGACGCAGCCTGACCTCCCACGAGGTCGATGATCTGGCCGCCGTCCTGGCGGCCGACCTGCAGCGGGTCGATGACCGTCGCGAGCGTGGTGTTTTCTTCACGCCATCTGACATAGCCGAACGACTAACAGCGCTCGCGCTCGTTCCCACGAACGGTTCAACAGCCGGCACTGTGGCCGACCCGGCGTGTGGGGCCGGGGTGTTTCTGCTGGCCGCCGGCCGGCTTCTCGTAGATCAGGGGGTCGCTGATCCGGCCACCGTGGTTCGGCGCCACCTGTTTGGCGCCGACATCGACCCAACATCGGTTGAGGTGACCCGCCGCCTTCTGGCGACGTGGGCGGGCATCGAGCCCGGTCAGGTTGAGGGGGTGGTGGTCGGCGATCCGCTCCACCACGGTCGTGACGTCTGGGCTGGATGTCCCGGCGGAGGTGCTACCACCGGGTTCGATGCCGTGGTGGGCAATCCTCCGTTTCTGGGTCAGCTCCGGGCGTCCACTGTTGTGTCTGCCGCTGACCGGGAACGGCTCCGGTATCGGTTTCCGGGACTGGTCGCCGCCTACACCGACGTGGCCTGGTTGTTCCTGGCTGCCGGTCTAGAACTGTTGGCCGACGGTGGACGGATGGTGCTGATCCAGCCCCAGTCGGTGCTGGCCGCCCGTGATGCGGGACCGGTCCGTGATCTCGTCATCTCGACGGCCCGGCTGGCCGGGATTTGGTGGGACCGCTCGGAGGTGTTCGCTGGCCATGCCGAGGTCTGTGCCCCGGTGGTCGAACGGTCTCCCTGCCGGCGTAGCCCCCGCGTCGAGGCACCCGTGAAGGTGTTCGTGGATCGGGAGGTAGTCATCGCCGGCCGGTCGCCGGAACCCGCCGTGGGTGAGACGTGGGGCGGAGTGCTGGCCAGTGTGCTCGGTGTACCTCCGGGGGTGCCGTCCGGCGGCGGGACTACGACGGGCGGCTCCATCGGGACCATGGGCGCGGTAACAGCGGGTTTCCGGCAGCACTTCTACGGGTTGGTGGCCGGCGTCGTCGAGCGATCCGGTCCGGATGACCCGCGCCCGTCGATGGTGACCACGGGGTCGGTAGATCCCCTACACCTTCGTTGGGGAGATCGGCCCTGCCGTTTTGACGGCCGCCGTTGGCAGGCGCCGGTGGTTGATCTCGATGCCGTGACCGCCGGTGATCCCGAGGTTGGACGATGGTTCGCTGAGCGTCGCCGACCCAAGCTGTTGGTGGCTTCTCAGACCGCCGTGGTCGAGGTGGTTGTTGACCAGACGGGCGATCTCGTGCCCGTCACCCCGCTGATCGTCGTCGAGCCGGACGGTAGGAGCCGGGAGGTCGACCTCGAGGTGTTGTGGCGACTGGCGGCAGCGTTGTCGGCACCGTCGATCACCGCCCTTGCCGTCCGCCGATTCCTCGGGGCGGCCCGGTCCTCTGGTCGGCTCCGGCTCTCGGCCGCCCAGGTCTCCGACCTTCCGCTGCCGACCGATGCTGGGGCCTGGAACGAAGGGACGGCGCTAGCCCGAACGCTGCACCGTTCCTCCGGGGCACCTGCGGCTTCCGATACGTGGCGGGAGTTCGGTCGGGTCATGGTCGCGGCCTACGGCGTTGTCGATCCGGAAGCGGCGGCCACGCTCGTGGACTGGTGGTGGTCCCGCCACCCGGCGAGGCACTGA
- a CDS encoding DEAD/DEAH box helicase, which translates to MTIQFADLGIDQDLVEVLSERGITTPFDIQSLTIPDGLAGRDVCGKAKTGSGKTLAFGIPLIQRLPRGNPKRPTGLVLVPTRELAVQVCKDLEPLAEVRGLRIEAIYGGTPIEKQIAALTSGVDFVVATPGRMIDLIQQEELSVVDLAGVVIDEADRMADMGFMPQVEWILRRAEKEHQTLLFSATLDGMVGALIARYQTDPVTHEVASREVTVAEMEHRFLTVHEMDRIRVAARIIEASKRTIVFSRTKWGADKLAAKLVDAGVDAAPIHGDLRQAQREKALADFTGGRIKCLVATDVAARGIHVDDVDVVIHYDPPSDAKTYLHRSGRTARAGESGVVVSLVLWNEELEVRKLLRRLGMKQPIVEVYSNDERLDDLMAWDPAADAA; encoded by the coding sequence ATGACGATCCAGTTCGCCGATCTGGGCATTGACCAGGACCTGGTCGAAGTCCTCTCCGAGCGGGGCATAACCACCCCGTTCGATATTCAGTCGCTGACCATCCCCGACGGCCTCGCCGGACGGGATGTCTGCGGAAAGGCTAAGACCGGCTCGGGCAAGACCCTGGCCTTCGGCATCCCGCTGATCCAGCGACTGCCCCGAGGAAACCCGAAGCGGCCTACCGGCCTGGTCCTTGTGCCTACTCGCGAGTTGGCTGTTCAGGTCTGCAAAGATCTTGAGCCCCTGGCCGAGGTTCGTGGGCTTCGTATCGAGGCCATCTACGGCGGCACCCCGATCGAGAAGCAGATTGCAGCGCTTACCAGTGGAGTCGACTTTGTGGTCGCCACCCCGGGTCGCATGATCGACCTCATCCAGCAGGAGGAGCTTTCGGTGGTCGACCTGGCCGGCGTCGTCATCGACGAGGCCGACCGCATGGCCGACATGGGGTTCATGCCCCAGGTCGAATGGATCCTTCGGCGGGCCGAGAAAGAGCACCAGACGCTGCTCTTCTCAGCGACCTTGGACGGTATGGTCGGCGCGCTCATCGCCCGATACCAGACCGATCCGGTGACCCACGAGGTGGCGTCGCGGGAGGTCACCGTTGCCGAGATGGAGCACCGCTTCCTCACCGTCCACGAGATGGACCGGATACGGGTGGCGGCTCGGATCATTGAGGCATCGAAGCGGACGATCGTCTTCTCCCGTACCAAGTGGGGTGCCGACAAGTTGGCTGCAAAGCTTGTGGACGCTGGGGTGGACGCGGCACCGATTCACGGCGATCTCCGTCAGGCTCAGCGGGAGAAGGCGTTAGCGGACTTCACCGGCGGCAGGATCAAGTGCCTGGTTGCCACCGACGTGGCTGCCCGCGGCATTCACGTGGATGATGTCGATGTGGTGATCCACTACGACCCGCCGTCCGATGCCAAGACATACCTCCACCGGTCGGGTCGGACCGCCCGGGCCGGCGAGTCCGGCGTGGTGGTCAGCCTCGTGCTCTGGAACGAGGAACTCGAGGTCCGCAAGCTGCTACGCCGCCTCGGAATGAAGCAGCCGATCGTCGAGGTGTACTCCAACGACGAGCGGCTCGATGACCTGATGGCGTGGGACCCGGCCGCCGACGCAGCCTGA
- a CDS encoding MGMT family protein: MTPFETDVATVLAALCDGEVVTYGEVAAEAGHPGAHRAVGRFLRDYGGHHWWRVVTSTGRLVPGHEVEQARLLAAEGVDVSDGRVRPT, from the coding sequence ATGACACCGTTTGAGACCGACGTCGCCACTGTGCTCGCCGCGCTCTGTGACGGCGAGGTCGTGACCTACGGTGAAGTTGCCGCCGAGGCCGGCCATCCGGGTGCTCACCGGGCCGTCGGCCGGTTCCTGCGGGACTACGGCGGGCACCACTGGTGGCGTGTTGTGACCTCAACGGGTCGGTTGGTGCCCGGCCACGAGGTCGAACAGGCCCGCCTTCTGGCTGCCGAGGGCGTGGACGTAAGCGACGGTCGGGTCCGTCCTACCTGA
- a CDS encoding adenylate/guanylate cyclase domain-containing protein codes for MTGEMIRRPIKRIDRTFSFLDLCNFTAFTDQEGDVAAFDVVTAFRAVVRQVASERGVRLAKWLGDGVMMVGVEPEDLVEAVVDIEVLIDEANSPLPMRAGIARGPVMLIGGDDYVGPAVNLASRLCDLAEAHQVLAEKGTVTPLMTNVEEQAFIRQQIKGFEKGIDVVRLVPLGGDAHGSGGGWY; via the coding sequence ATGACCGGGGAGATGATCCGACGCCCCATCAAGAGGATCGACCGCACGTTCTCATTCCTCGACCTGTGCAACTTCACGGCCTTCACGGATCAAGAGGGTGACGTCGCGGCATTCGACGTGGTGACCGCGTTCCGGGCCGTCGTACGACAGGTGGCATCTGAACGGGGGGTACGACTCGCTAAGTGGTTGGGTGACGGGGTCATGATGGTCGGCGTCGAACCGGAGGACCTGGTTGAGGCTGTGGTTGACATCGAGGTCCTGATCGATGAGGCGAACTCTCCGTTGCCCATGCGGGCCGGCATCGCCCGGGGTCCAGTCATGCTCATTGGCGGCGACGACTACGTCGGGCCGGCAGTCAATCTGGCATCCCGGCTCTGCGACCTCGCCGAAGCCCACCAGGTGCTGGCCGAAAAGGGAACTGTCACCCCGCTGATGACAAACGTCGAGGAACAGGCGTTCATTAGGCAGCAGATCAAGGGGTTCGAGAAGGGGATCGACGTTGTCCGGCTGGTGCCGTTGGGCGGAGACGCCCACGGATCCGGTGGCGGTTGGTACTGA
- the lgt gene encoding prolipoprotein diacylglyceryl transferase has product MFASIPSPSVNSLSIGPLELQAYGLMIALGAFAAVTWSQRRYAARGGNAETIASISMWAIPAGLVGSRLYHVATDWRSFRGRWEDVPALWQGGLGIPGGLMAGVLVGTLVARRRGLTMSAAMDVMVPTIPLAQAIGRWGNWFNQEVFGRPSDLPWALEIDAMHRPSEYAASPTFHPTFLYEGLWNVALAMVLVRVERRGVLRPGYVTGLWVCGYGLGRLWVEMLRSDVASLVVGVRVNVWMALAAILIGGLVAWRGRIPADLAPMEVGDR; this is encoded by the coding sequence GTGTTTGCCTCGATCCCCAGCCCGTCGGTCAACTCCCTGTCCATCGGGCCGTTGGAGTTGCAGGCCTATGGGCTGATGATCGCCCTCGGGGCGTTCGCCGCCGTGACCTGGAGCCAACGTCGGTACGCGGCGCGTGGTGGCAATGCGGAGACCATCGCCTCGATTTCGATGTGGGCCATTCCGGCGGGCCTCGTTGGATCCCGGCTGTACCACGTGGCCACGGACTGGCGGTCGTTCCGTGGACGATGGGAGGACGTGCCGGCCCTCTGGCAGGGTGGTCTCGGGATTCCCGGCGGCCTGATGGCCGGTGTGCTCGTCGGAACGCTGGTGGCCCGGCGGCGGGGGCTGACCATGTCCGCCGCGATGGACGTGATGGTGCCCACCATCCCGTTGGCCCAGGCCATCGGCCGCTGGGGGAACTGGTTCAACCAAGAGGTGTTCGGCCGTCCCAGTGACCTTCCGTGGGCACTCGAGATCGATGCCATGCACCGACCCTCTGAATACGCAGCTTCGCCGACCTTTCATCCGACCTTCCTCTACGAGGGCCTGTGGAACGTGGCCCTCGCCATGGTGCTGGTCAGGGTCGAACGACGTGGGGTGCTTCGCCCGGGGTACGTGACCGGTCTATGGGTATGTGGCTACGGCCTGGGCCGACTCTGGGTGGAGATGCTCCGTAGCGATGTCGCCTCGCTGGTGGTTGGGGTCAGGGTCAATGTCTGGATGGCCCTCGCGGCCATCCTCATCGGTGGTCTGGTGGCCTGGCGGGGCCGGATTCCGGCCGACCTAGCGCCCATGGAGGTGGGGGATCGATGA
- a CDS encoding acyl-CoA dehydrogenase C-terminal domain-containing protein encodes MSDYRPPLDDIRLVLAEISDLATICDLPGYEHVDPETVDGVLDELGRFVAEVVAPVNRIGDEEGCSVTDGVVSAPEAFGTAWDKFVESGWAAISQDPDYGGGGFPGSVQTVLTELLATASRAWSMGPMLTVGALDALHSFADEGQKETYLPKMVTAEWSGTMNLTEPQAGSDVGALTSRAVPADDGSYRIFGTKIFITFGEHEMTENIIQLVLARTPDSPPGTKGISLFIVPKYLVNDDGSLGERNDYRCLSVEHKLGLHASPTCVLSYGDGGDGAVGFLIGEEHQGMRYMFKMMNNARLGVGVEGLAVTERALQQAADYAIERQQGRAIGAPAGEQSAIVDHADVRRMLLTMRAYTDAMRCLLYLNAASLDVAARHPDSDVRQAASDRAELLTPISKAWCTDVGVEMSSLGIQVHGGYGYIEETGAAQHWRDSRISPIYEGTNGIQAMDLVGRKLAMNGGAVMVDLLAEIAGLDIELAAAGETFASIRKGLADALAATEEATRWLVANGLNDPNDAMAGATPYLRMFGQLVGGWLLARLALGAQRRIDAGEGDATHLGTKVVAARFYAEQLLPIARAQMGAVMAGKADLFEIPADAFSA; translated from the coding sequence ATGAGTGACTACCGACCGCCGTTGGACGACATCCGCCTCGTATTGGCCGAGATCAGTGATCTCGCCACAATCTGCGACTTGCCGGGCTACGAACACGTCGACCCCGAGACGGTCGACGGGGTGCTCGACGAACTGGGCCGATTCGTGGCCGAGGTGGTGGCCCCAGTCAACCGGATCGGCGACGAGGAAGGTTGCTCGGTGACCGACGGGGTGGTTTCCGCGCCTGAAGCCTTCGGCACGGCGTGGGACAAGTTCGTCGAGTCCGGCTGGGCGGCGATCTCCCAGGACCCGGACTATGGCGGCGGCGGCTTTCCGGGCTCCGTGCAGACTGTCCTGACCGAACTGCTCGCCACGGCCTCACGGGCATGGTCCATGGGGCCCATGCTGACCGTCGGAGCGCTAGACGCCTTGCACTCGTTCGCTGACGAGGGACAGAAGGAGACCTACCTCCCGAAGATGGTGACCGCCGAGTGGTCGGGGACCATGAACCTGACCGAGCCTCAGGCCGGTTCCGACGTCGGGGCGTTGACCTCTCGGGCCGTACCTGCCGACGACGGGTCGTACCGGATCTTTGGAACCAAGATCTTCATCACCTTCGGCGAGCATGAAATGACTGAGAACATCATCCAACTGGTGCTGGCCCGCACACCCGACAGCCCCCCGGGAACCAAGGGAATCTCGCTGTTCATCGTTCCCAAGTACCTCGTGAACGACGACGGCAGCCTCGGCGAGCGAAACGACTACCGATGCTTGTCCGTAGAACACAAGCTGGGTCTGCACGCCAGTCCGACCTGCGTCCTTTCGTACGGTGATGGGGGTGACGGTGCCGTTGGCTTCCTCATTGGCGAGGAACACCAGGGCATGCGCTACATGTTCAAGATGATGAACAACGCCCGGCTAGGCGTGGGTGTCGAAGGCCTGGCCGTCACCGAACGTGCCCTCCAGCAGGCTGCCGACTACGCCATTGAGCGACAGCAGGGTCGGGCCATTGGTGCACCGGCCGGCGAGCAGTCGGCCATCGTGGACCACGCCGACGTCCGTCGGATGCTGCTCACCATGAGGGCCTACACCGACGCCATGCGTTGCCTGCTGTACCTCAATGCCGCATCACTCGACGTGGCCGCCCGTCACCCCGACTCCGACGTTCGTCAAGCGGCGTCAGACCGTGCTGAGCTGCTCACACCGATCTCCAAGGCGTGGTGCACCGACGTGGGCGTCGAGATGTCGTCGCTGGGCATCCAGGTCCACGGCGGATACGGCTACATCGAAGAAACCGGGGCTGCCCAGCACTGGCGCGATTCACGGATCTCGCCTATCTACGAGGGCACAAACGGGATTCAGGCCATGGACCTGGTGGGTCGCAAGCTAGCTATGAACGGTGGGGCCGTCATGGTCGACCTGCTGGCCGAGATCGCCGGTCTCGACATCGAGTTGGCCGCCGCCGGCGAGACATTCGCCTCAATCCGCAAGGGCCTAGCCGATGCTCTGGCCGCCACGGAGGAGGCAACCAGATGGTTGGTGGCCAACGGACTAAACGACCCCAACGACGCCATGGCCGGAGCGACGCCGTATCTCCGGATGTTCGGACAACTGGTCGGCGGATGGCTGCTGGCCCGTCTGGCCCTGGGAGCACAGCGTCGAATCGACGCCGGCGAAGGCGATGCCACCCACCTTGGCACCAAGGTGGTGGCCGCCCGCTTCTACGCCGAACAACTCCTGCCGATAGCGCGCGCACAGATGGGAGCGGTGATGGCCGGCAAGGCCGACCTGTTCGAGATTCCTGCTGACGCATTCTCTGCCTGA
- a CDS encoding nuclear transport factor 2 family protein produces MSDAPTAIANLLYRYAELMDAGRLDECVDLFTHARVLLGDPANDDTPIVDRDGLAAVWQSMVRLHGDGTPRTRHLVATPIIEVADDEMKATCRSTYTVFQQVGDGPLQPIITGRYHDRFELVDGAWQFAERAYLMDLTGDLSSHLMGGLGT; encoded by the coding sequence ATGTCCGACGCTCCGACCGCCATAGCCAACCTCCTGTACCGGTACGCCGAGTTGATGGACGCTGGCCGGCTCGACGAGTGCGTCGACCTGTTCACCCATGCCCGCGTACTGCTGGGCGACCCGGCCAACGACGACACCCCGATCGTGGACCGCGACGGCCTGGCTGCCGTATGGCAGTCAATGGTCCGCCTCCACGGGGACGGGACACCGCGGACCCGCCATCTGGTGGCCACGCCGATCATCGAGGTAGCCGATGATGAGATGAAGGCGACGTGCCGGAGCACCTACACGGTGTTCCAGCAGGTCGGCGACGGGCCGCTCCAGCCGATCATCACCGGTCGGTACCACGACCGATTCGAGTTGGTCGACGGAGCCTGGCAGTTCGCTGAACGGGCCTACCTGATGGACCTCACCGGAGACCTCTCAAGCCACCTCATGGGCGGGCTCGGCACCTGA
- a CDS encoding thymidine kinase yields MAILRFSFGTMGSGKSTLALQIHHNLRERGLQGILCSQLDRADGRVSSALGVSADAVEVGPRLDLFEMALAAASRRGRIDYLVCDEAQFYLPSQIDQLARIVDDLGADVFAFGLLTSFQGQLFDGTRRLLEVADERVEVQVEARCWCGERATHNARLVDGVQVYDGALFVVDDPEDHVVTYELRCRRHWTAGDSGVRGQAGSLLDSGAEPAHEVA; encoded by the coding sequence ATGGCGATTCTTCGCTTCTCCTTCGGGACGATGGGGTCCGGCAAGAGCACGCTGGCCCTGCAGATCCACCACAACCTGCGAGAGCGGGGCCTTCAGGGAATCCTGTGTAGTCAGCTGGACCGGGCAGACGGTCGGGTGTCCAGCGCCCTTGGAGTGTCCGCTGACGCTGTGGAGGTTGGTCCTCGCCTAGACCTGTTCGAGATGGCCCTGGCAGCGGCTTCCCGACGAGGACGTATCGACTATTTGGTCTGCGATGAGGCCCAGTTCTACCTTCCGAGTCAGATCGACCAGTTAGCCCGCATTGTCGACGACCTAGGTGCTGACGTCTTCGCCTTCGGGTTGCTCACCAGCTTTCAGGGTCAACTGTTCGACGGTACCCGCCGGCTCCTCGAGGTGGCTGATGAGCGGGTTGAGGTCCAGGTCGAGGCCCGGTGCTGGTGTGGTGAGCGGGCCACCCACAACGCCCGCCTAGTGGACGGGGTGCAGGTCTACGACGGAGCGCTGTTCGTGGTGGACGATCCCGAGGACCACGTCGTCACCTACGAACTCCGGTGCCGCCGGCACTGGACGGCGGGCGACTCCGGTGTCCGGGGCCAGGCCGGATCGCTCCTGGACTCAGGTGCCGAGCCCGCCCATGAGGTGGCTTGA